A single genomic interval of Lathyrus oleraceus cultivar Zhongwan6 chromosome 7, CAAS_Psat_ZW6_1.0, whole genome shotgun sequence harbors:
- the LOC127108411 gene encoding polyol transporter 5 gives MSESKVVEAKPQKNIQDFDSKKKPKRNSYAFACAMLASMTSILLGYDIGVMSGAAIYIKRDLKVSDTQIEVMMGIINIYSLIGSCLAGRTSDWIGRRYTIVFAGAIFFVGALLMGFSPNYAFLMFGRFIAGIGIGYALMIAPVYTAEVSPASTRGFLTSFPEVFINSGILLGYVSNFAFSKLSLQLGWRMMLGVGAIPSVILAVGVLAMPESPRWLVMRGRLGDAIKVLNKTSDSKEEAQLRLAEIKQAAGIPEDCNDDVVQVKTKNTGEGVWKELFVYPTPAVRHIVIAALGIHFFQQASGIDAVVLYSPKIFEKAGISGDTHLLLATIAVGFVKTVFILVATFNLDRFGRRPMLLTSVGGMVISLLTLAVSLTIIDHSKTKLIWAIALSIATVLSYVATFSIGAGPITWVYSSEIFPLRLRAQGAAMGVVVNRVTSGVISMTFLSLEKAITIGGAFFLFGGIATIAWIFFYIMLPETQGKTLEEMGESFGKIWAKPKNAKGVEDGNDRVSQVQLGTNVST, from the exons ATGAGTGAGAGTAAGGTAGTTGAAGCAAAGCCTCAAAAAAACATTCAAGATTTCGATTCTAAGAAGAAACCTAAGCGAAACAGTTATGCTTTTGCTTGTGCTATGTTAGCTTCCATGACTTCCATTTTACTTGGATACG ATATTGGTGTTATGAGTGGAGCTGCAATCTACATAAAAAGAGATCTTAAAGTATCGGACACACAGATTGAGGTTATGATGGGAATCATTAACATCTACTCTCTCATAGGTTCGTGTCTTGCCGGCAGAACCTCCGATTGGATTGGTCGCCGTTACACCATCGTTTTCGCCGGTGCTATCTTCTTCGTTGGAGCCTTACTCATGGGTTTCTCACCAAACTATGCTTTCCTCATGTTTGGCCGTTTCATTGCCGGAATTGGCATCGGCTACGCACTCATGATTGCCCCGGTTTACACCGCTGAAGTCTCCCCCGCTTCCACCCGCGGCTTCCTCACTTCTTTTCCAGAG GTTTTCATAAACAGTGGAATATTACTTGGGTACGTATCAAACTTTGCATTTTCAAAACTATCCCTTCAATTAGGTTGGAGAATGATGCTTGGAGTTGGAGCAATTCCTTCCGTCATCCTAGCCGTCGGAGTATTAGCCATGCCAGAGTCGCCGCGATGGCTCGTAATGAGAGGCCGTTTAGGAGACGCAATAAAAGTACTCAACAAAACCTCAGATTCCAAAGAAGAGGCTCAGCTTAGATTAGCCGAGATAAAACAAGCCGCCGGAATACCGGAAGATTGCAACGACGATGTTGTTCAGGTAAAAACCAAAAACACCGGTGAGGGTGTATGGAAAGAGCTTTTCGTTTATCCTACACCCGCAGTTCGTCATATTGTTATAGCAGCACTAGGGATTCATTTCTTCCAACAAGCATCCGGTATAGACGCCGTCGTTTTGTACAGTCCTAAAATCTTCGAAAAAGCTGGGATCAGCGGTGACACGCATCTTCTTCTTGCAACGATAGCCGTTGGATTTGTTAAAACAGTGTTTATCTTAGTGGCTACTTTTAACTTAGACAGATTCGGTCGTCGTCCGATGTTGTTAACGAGTGTCGGAGGTATGGTGATCTCGCTTCTCACACTCGCTGTCAGCCTCACGATCATTGATCATTCGAAAACGAAACTAATCTGGGCCATTGCATTGAGTATAGCAACTGTTTTGTCTTATGTTGCGACGTTTTCGATAGGTGCGGGACCCATCACGTGGGTGTATAGTTCTGAGATATTTCCTTTGAGATTGAGGGCACAAGGTGCAGCTATGGGTGTTGTGGTGAATAGGGTTACTAGTGGGGTTATTTCAATGACGTTTTTGTCCTTGGAAAAAGCGATTACTATTGGAGGAGCTTTTTTTCTCTTTGGAGGTATTGCTACAATTGCGTGGATATTCTTTTATATTATGCTTCCTGAAACACAGGGGAAAACACTTGAAGAAATGGGCGAGTCTTTTGGGAAAATTTGGGCGAAACCGAAGAATGCTAAGGGAGTTGAGGATGGTAATGATCGTGTATCACAAGTTCAGTTAGGGACCAACGTTTCAACTTGA
- the LOC127103502 gene encoding uncharacterized protein LOC127103502 has protein sequence MARNGMGATLQRLLYASPLAEFILQTEAPRGMKVPKYTKFGGESGESTIEHVARYLTESGDLAHNECLRVKNFPSSLTKAAFTWFTSLAPSSIDSWAKLEKEFHEQVRHLERLKLEKVRHNKAKKEKVAFVDYDATNPIYEADYASSTELEIDVAELKPGSAYECRS, from the exons atggctagaaaTGGTATGGGTGCCACATTGCAAAGGCTACTATACGCCTCACCGTTGGCTGAATTTATTCTCCAAACCGAGGCACCTAGGGGAATGAAAGTGCCTAAGTACACTAAGTTTGGGGGAGAATCTGGTGAGTCGACAATAGAGCATGTTGCCAGATATCTAACAGAGTCAGGAGATTTAGCTCATAATGAGTGTTTGAGAGTGAAAAACTTTCCTTCTTCTCTGACTAAGGCTGCTTTCACATGGTTCACTTCTTTGGCCCCAAGTTCAATTGATTCGTGGGCCAAATTAGAAAAGgagttccatgaaca agttcgacatcTCGAACGGCTAAAGTTAGAAAAGGTTAGACACAATAAGGCTAAGAAAGAAAAAGTAGCGTTTGTCGATTATGACGCGACGAATCCAATATATGAGGCTGATTATGCCtcatcgaccgaattagaaattGATGTGGCTGAGTTAAAGCCAGGATCTGCCTATGAGTGTCGATCATAA